Proteins from a single region of Bos javanicus breed banteng chromosome 7, ARS-OSU_banteng_1.0, whole genome shotgun sequence:
- the LOC133251943 gene encoding olfactory receptor 7A17-like, translated as MEPENDTHISEFLLLGLSNEPELQPLIFGLFLTMYLITVFGNLLIFLAVSSDSHLHTPMYFFLSNLSFVDICFISTTIPKMMWNIQMQSKVITYEGCINQIYFLLLFAGLDDFLLTVMAYDRFVAICHPLHYTVIMNSRLCGLLVLVSWMMSALNSLIQILMMLQLSFCRVPEIPNFFCELNQVVRSACSGTFLNDVMVYVAAALLSGGPFIGILYSYSKIVSSIRGISSAQGKHRAFSTCASHLSVVSLFYCTILGVYLNPADAHNSYSSAIASVMYTVVTPMLNPFIYSLRNKDIKEALKRFTEQ; from the coding sequence ATGGAGCCAGAGAATGATACACAtatttcagaatttcttcttcttggactaTCAAATGAACCAGAACTTCAGCCCCTCATATTTGGGCTTTTCCTCACCATGTACCTGATCACTGTGTTTGGAAACCTGCTCATCTTCCTGGCCGTCAGCTcagactcccacctccacacccccatgtacttcttcctctccaacctgtcctttgtaGACATCTGCTTCATCTCTACCACCATCCCAAAGATGATGTGGAATATCCAGATGCAGAGCAAAGTTATCACCTATGAAGGCTGCATCAACCAGATATACTTTTTACTACTCTTTGCAGGGTTGGATGACTTCCTCCTgactgtgatggcctatgaccggttTGTGGCGATCTGCCACCCCCTGCACTACACAGTCATCATGAACTCCCGGCTCTGTGGACTGCTGGTTCTAGTGTCATGGATGATGAGTGCCCTGAATTCCTTGATACAAATCTTAATGATGTTGCAGCTGTCCTTCTGTAGAGTCCCGGAGATCCCCAACTTTTTCTGTGAACTCAATCAGGTAGTCCGAAGTGCCTGTTCTGGCACTTTTCTTAATGATGTGATGGTGTATGTTGCAGCTGCGCTGCTGAGTGGTGGTCCTTTCATTGGTATTCTTTACTCTTACTCTAAGATAGTTTCCTCCATACGAGGAATCTCATCAGCTCAGGGGAAGCACAGAGCATTTTCCACCTGTGCATCTCACCTCTCAGTTGTCTCCTTATTTTATTGTACAATCCTAGGAGTGTACCTTAACCCTGCTGATGCCCACAACTCATACTCAAGTGCAATAGCCTCagtgatgtacactgtggtcaccccaatgctgaaccccttcatctacagtcTTCGGAATAAAGACATAAAAGAGGCTCTGAAAAGATTCACTGAGCAATAA